The nucleotide window CCCAGTTCGTGTACGCGTTATAGGTGTTGGTCGCGAGTTGGATGAGTATGTTCGTGTCACGCCCCGGGCGCCGCGGGCGGAGCACGAAGAACGCGTCCGCGAGATCGACGTTCGGCCCCTTCGTGCTACCGAACGTGACGGCGTAGTAGCCGCTGCTCCAATTGGTGGTGTGGATCGTGAGCCCCACCGGCCAGCGGCACCCGCGCGCGGACGCGTCCTTCGGGATGTCGTACGGGCGAGGATTCTCGACCATGCCGCTCGCGACCTCTTCCTTCGTCGCACCGAGCCGGAACACCTTGTACCAGTACGAATCGCCCTGACACGACAGGCGCACCTTCACGTCCTCACCGGCGGCGTAGCTCTGGGGCATCGCGTAGGCTTCGATCAGCGGCCGCCGGGGTTGCTGCGCCCCGGCGTGGCCTGTCAACGAGGCGCCAAGAGCGGCCACGGAACCGGCACGGAGGACGGTGCGGCGGTTAACGGATTCGTTCATCGGCGGGCACCGATTAAGTGACGGTGGGGTGCCGCGCAGTGTACCGGCGTGAGGGGACTTCGGGCAAACGATTCCCGCGGTCCGCGGACCGGATCTTTGGAACGGCACTTGCAAAACCCCTAACCGCCCTGCCTTGGGCGATTCGCCCTCGACACCCGTGAGATTCAACCATGATTTGGTCCTCTCGGCCGCGGGCCTCACACGGCCCGGCGGTTCGCCATACGCCACGCCCTTCGAAACTGAACGCCGAATCGCTCGAAGACCGGAGCGTGCCGGCGACTTTTACACCTAACGCGTTCGGCGGCGGGGTATTCGATCCGTTCGACAACCTCTCGATCGAAGTACGATCCGCTAGCGGCGACGTGAACGCCGATGGCGTCGCCGACATCATCACCGCTGAAGGCCCGGGGGCCGGGAGCGGCTCGCGGATCCGGATCTACGACGGTCGCGCAGCCCGGTTCTCATCCCAGGCCGTCCTGATCTCGGACTTTTACGCCTACTCGAACGTCCCCGGCGCCAGCCAGGCGCCGGGGTTCGCGGGCGGCGTGTTCGTCGCGGCCGGCGACTTCAACGGCGACGGGTTCGCCGAGGTGGCCACGTCCGCCGGGGCCGGAGCGAGCGGACACGTCAAAGTGTTCGACTTCAACAACAACGGATCGTTCGCGGGCAATAACCCCGCCCTGCGAACCAGTTTCTTCGCATACCCCGGGTTCCTGGGTGAGATCCGGGTGACCACGCTGAGCCGGGCCCCGAACACCTCCCCGATGCTCGTGACCGCGTCCGGCGCCGGCACCACGCAGTCGGACATCCGGCTGTACTCGAACGCGTTCAGCATCGGCGAGATCGGCCCCGCGACGCTCGTGAACCCGGTTTCGCAGTCGTTCCCGTACCCGGGCTACCTGGGCGGCGTGTCGGTCGCCGGCGGGAACAACGGGCAACTGTTCGTTGCCCCGATCAGCGGGGCGTCGCAGTTCAGCACGTTCACTCTGGACCCGTTCTCGTTCGGCGGCACGGCACTCGTCCCGGGGGCCACGTTCCAAACCGGGTTCAGTAACCCGACCGACGTGCGACTCGGTTTGGCCGACGTCAACGGTGACGGCATACTCGACGTGCTAAGCTCGTCCGTGGGGCAAAACTCCGCGGCGTCGATCTCGGCGTTCTCGCTGACCAACGGCCTGACCACGCTGGACAGTCTGAACGGGTTCCAGGGGTTCGGGTTCTTCGGCAACTCATGGCTCGGATCGAGTGCGTTCACGGGAGCGGCTCGCCCCACCGCGGGAACGGCCGGGTTCGCCGGCGCCGGGCTCGCGGGCACCGGTCTTGCGAGCCAACAGGGGTTGATCGCACCGGGTGCCACTCAGGGGCTCCAAGCGGGCGGCCCGGTGTTCTTCAACTCCGGGGCGTTCTCGCCGCCGAGCTACACGTCGAACCAAACCCCGGTGTTTTTCAACCCGGGAACGTCCGGCCCAACTCGCGGGCAACCGAGCAACAGTACACTGGCACCAGGCGTTATTTAAGCTCGCTTGAAATCAACGGCCGGAGCGAACAAGCTTCCGGCCATTTCACACAACACAAGCACGATTGAAAATCGTGCCCATCCATTGTCAATCTTGCATTTCGATTACCGCCCCAGGTACACCATCTCAGCCATCACCGTCAGATCGATCCCGCTGCCACTCTGAAGGAAGCCCGCCCCTCGCGCGGTCACGTCGATCACCAGAACGTGGTGACTCGTCGCAACCGTTTGGTGGTCGGCGGCGTTGAGGTCGCGGACGGTGGCGAGTTGCCCGCCCCCCGAGATCTTGTAAGCGCTGACGGCCCCGGTTGTGCTCGACTTCCCGGCGGACGCGGACTGCTCGTCGGTGCGCCAGTCGAACCCGGCCGGGACGGTGCTCACCGCGTAAGTCACGGTGCCGTAACGGCTGGCCACCTGAACCCGGTGGCTGCGGACGTACCACCCGGGCGGGGGCGAGTAAACGGCCCGCTTCGACTCTCGCCCGGTGCTGCCGACGGCCAGCGACACTGAGAGCACCGGGAGCGTCCGGACCGTACCGGAAAGGGGCGTATCGTGGGGCGCGGCGGGCGCGCAGGGGTTGTCTGTGGGGTTCGCGGTCGCGGCACCGCCGAGGGAAACGGCCAGCGCGACGACCGGAGCGAGAAGCGTTCGTGTCGCGGACATGATCGGCCTCCGTACCGGATGTATTCCGGGCGGACCATTCTTCGCAACCCCTGCGCCCGGGACAACAAAAGCGCCGGATTGTAAGATCGCCATACGAAAGGTACCGCCGGGCTTACCGCGGCGCTCGCCCCTTGCCCCGCCGTCACCCGCACGCCCCCGCCCCCGAGGATCGCTGTTACACGAGGTTCCCATATGGACGCCGCGGCAACGCTCTTCGTGTACGGCACCCTCAAGCGCGGCGAGCGCAACCACCACTTACTCGCGGACCAGCCGTTTCTCGGCCCCGCGACCACAGCACCCCGATACCGCGTGATCGATCTCGGCCCGTACCCCGGGTTGGTGTGCGACGAACTCCAGGGGCTCGCGGTTCGAGGCGAGCTGTTCGCGGTCAGTGACTGCTGCCTCGCCGAACTGGACGACTTTGAAGGCGTGCCCGGCCCGTTCGTGCGCGAGCGGATCGAAATCGACGGCCGCGGCGACGTGTGGGCGTACTTCATGAACACGCCCGTGCCCCAAGGGGCGAACACCGGCGACCGCTGGCCGCTCCCCACCGCTTGAACCGTATCAGCCGGTCGCTTTAAAGCTCTGCTGGCCCGTCGGGCTGTTCTTCTCGGAGTTCGCGCATGCGCCTCACCCTTCTCGCGTTGCTGTTGTCGACCGCGTGCGCGCTGCCGACCGTCACCCCGGACGCGGTCGCCCAACCC belongs to Gemmata obscuriglobus and includes:
- a CDS encoding FG-GAP repeat domain-containing protein: MPATFTPNAFGGGVFDPFDNLSIEVRSASGDVNADGVADIITAEGPGAGSGSRIRIYDGRAARFSSQAVLISDFYAYSNVPGASQAPGFAGGVFVAAGDFNGDGFAEVATSAGAGASGHVKVFDFNNNGSFAGNNPALRTSFFAYPGFLGEIRVTTLSRAPNTSPMLVTASGAGTTQSDIRLYSNAFSIGEIGPATLVNPVSQSFPYPGYLGGVSVAGGNNGQLFVAPISGASQFSTFTLDPFSFGGTALVPGATFQTGFSNPTDVRLGLADVNGDGILDVLSSSVGQNSAASISAFSLTNGLTTLDSLNGFQGFGFFGNSWLGSSAFTGAARPTAGTAGFAGAGLAGTGLASQQGLIAPGATQGLQAGGPVFFNSGAFSPPSYTSNQTPVFFNPGTSGPTRGQPSNSTLAPGVI
- a CDS encoding gamma-glutamylcyclotransferase family protein, producing MDAAATLFVYGTLKRGERNHHLLADQPFLGPATTAPRYRVIDLGPYPGLVCDELQGLAVRGELFAVSDCCLAELDDFEGVPGPFVRERIEIDGRGDVWAYFMNTPVPQGANTGDRWPLPTA